From the Carya illinoinensis cultivar Pawnee chromosome 4, C.illinoinensisPawnee_v1, whole genome shotgun sequence genome, one window contains:
- the LOC122308463 gene encoding phosphatidylinositol 4-phosphate 5-kinase 1-like: MQETLVGLSEQSINPNNSDNKKRKSEEEEEVEFVVSQPCVVMGRTRSPAGSRRVTPTATTTTTSVEKVLLNGDLYIGTLFGKAPHGTGKYLWSDGCMYEGEWKKGKASGKGKFSWPTGATYEGEFRSGRMEGHGTFIGIDGDTYRGSWVADRKHGFGVKRYANGDVYEGSWKCNLQHGEGRYVWSDGNEYVGEWKNGYISGKGVLIWSNGNKYEGYWENEVPKGKGVFTWADGSSNAGSWGKDFHFQVEAARKRSSVDVENVDLDVARNVNFPRICIWESDGEAGDITCDIVDNVEASMFYKGGKECSYGGSVGQTPRSPCLLANGEIKKPGQMISKGHKNYDLMLNLQLGIRHSVGKHASTWRELRPGDFDPKEKFWTRFPPEGSKCTPPHQSLDFKWKDYCPVVFRHLRELFAIDPADYMLAICGNDALRELSSPGKSGSLFYLTQDDRFMIKTVKKSEVKVLIRMLPSYYQHVYQYKNSLITKFFGVHCVKPVGGQKTRFIVMGNLFCSEYRIHKRFDLKGSSYGRTTDKPEEEIDETTTLKDLDLNYVFRLECSWFQELIWQIDRDCEFLEGERIMDYSLLIGVHFRDDCSVNEMKMSPFDMCSGKRDMHLDDTFKQGYDINKVELQEMDWILVGRGPPIRLGANMPGRAERVSRFGVDQHSGSGSSNSTPSQGGGEIFDVILFFGIIDILQDYDISKKLEHAYKSLQVDPTSISAVDPKLYSKRFRDFIHRIFVDDK, translated from the exons ATGCAAGAGACTCTAGTGGGTCTTTCTGAACAATCCATCAACCCAAACAACAGCgataataagaaaagaaaatctgaagaagaagaagaggtggAGTTCGTTGTCTCGCAGCCGTGCGTGGTGATGGGTCGGACACGATCCCCAGCCGGTTCCAGGCGCGTGACTCCCACTGCCACAACCACCACAACCTCCGTCGAGAAGGTCCTCTTAAACGGGGACCTCTACATTGGAACGTTATTCGGTAAGGCCCCGCACGGCACCGGCAAATATCTATGGTCGGACGGGTGCATGTACGAAGGGGAATGGAAGAAAGGCAAGGCAAGCGGCAAAGGCAAGTTCTCGTGGCCCACCGGAGCAACCTACGAAGGAGAATTCAGGTCTGGCCGAATGGAGGGGCACGGAACCTTCATTGGCATCGATGGAGACACCTACAGGGGCTCCTGGGTCGCGGATCGCAAGCACGGCTTCGGCGTGAAGCGCTACGCTAATGGGGATGTGTATGAAGGTTCATGGAAATGCAATTTGCAGCATGGTGAAGGGAGGTATGTCTGGAGCGATGGGAATGAGTATGTCGGTGAGTGGAAGAACGGGTATATTTCCGGGAAAGGGGTTTTGATTTGGTCCAATGGTAATAAGTATGAGGGGTATTGGGAGAATGAGGTGCCGAAGGGTAAAGGAGTATTCACTTGGGCAGATGGGAGCAGCAATGCCGGGTCTTGGGGTAAGGATTTTCACTTTCAGGTCGAAGCTGCGAGGAAGAGGTCGTCGGTGGATGTTGAAAATGTGGATTTGGATGTTGCGAGGAATGTGAATTTTCCGCGGATTTGCATCTGGGAATCGGATGGAGAGGCTGGAGATATTACTTGTGATATTGTAGATAATGTGGAGGCGTCTATGTTCTATAAGGGCGGTAAGGAGTGTAGCTACGGGGGTTCTGTCGGGCAGACACCGAGGAGTCCGTGCTTGTTGGCCAATGGAGAGATTAAGAAGCCTGGGCAGATGATATCCAAGGGGCATAAGAACTACGATTTGATGCTTAATCTCCAACTGGGTATTAG ACACTCTGTTGGAAAGCATGCTTCGACATGGAGGGAGCTCAGGCCAGGGGATTTCGATCCCAAGGAGAAGTTTTGGACAAGGTTTCCTCCGGAAGGTTCTAAGTGTACGCCGCCGCATCAGTCTTTGGACTTCAAATGGAAGGATTATTGTCCGGTGGTGTTCAG ACATCTGAGGGAACTGTTTGCAATAGATCCGGCGGATTACATGCTTGCTATTTGTGGAAATGACGCACTTAGGGAGTTGTCTTCCCCTGGGAAGAGCGGAAGTTTATTCTACCTTACACAAGATGACCGATTTATGATAAAAACTGTCAAGAAATCTGAGGTCAAG GTGCTTATTAGGATGCTTCCAAGTTACTACCAACATGTTTATCAGTACAAGAACTCGTTGATAACAAAATTCTTTGGCGTTCATTGTGTTAAACCAGTGGGAGGTCAAAAG ACGCGTTTCATCGTGATGGGCAATCTGTTTTGTTCGGAGTATCGAATCCACAAAAGGTTTGACCTTAAAGGTTCATCTTATGGCCGCACAACCGACAAGCCCGAAGAAGAAATAGATGAGACAACAACACTCAAAGACCTTGATTTGAATTATGTGTTTCGCTTGGAATGTTCTTGGTTTCAAGAACTTATCTG GCAAATCGATAGAGACTGTGAATTCTTGGAAGGGGAGAGAATCATGGATTACAGTCTTTTAATTGGCGTTCACTTCCGTGATGATTGCTCAGTAAATGAGATGAAGATGTCCCCCTTTGACATGTGTTCCG GAAAAAGAGATATGCATCTTGACGACACATTCAAACAAGGTTATGATATAAATAAAGTAGAGCTGCAGGAAATGGATTGGATTCTAGTAGGACG GGGCCCACCGATCCGGTTAGGGGCAAACATGCCTGGAAGAGCAGAGCGGGTGTCAAGGTTTGGCGTGGATCAGCATTCAGGTAGTGGAAGTAGTAATTCAACCCCTTCACAGGGTGGTGGGGAGATCTTTGACGTGATTCTCTTCTTTGGCATCATTGACATTCTCCAAGATTATGatattagcaaaaagctagaaCATGCCTACAAGTCATTGCAAGTGGATCCCACCTCCATCTCAGCGGTGGATCCTAAGCTTTACTCCAAAAGATTCCGGGATTTCATACACAGAATTTTTGTGGATGACAAGTGA
- the LOC122308465 gene encoding MACPF domain-containing protein At4g24290-like, which translates to MMSNKKKMGNGEKMAVAAAIESIGLGYDLAEDLKLKYCKRNSAEPRLIVIDDDHRDLVVPPGRLCIRNVPKSIKCDKGERLRFASDVLSFQQMSEQFNKELSLSGKIPTGHFNTAFEFPGSWQKDAANTKSLAFDGVCITLYNIELEKSQVVLRDHVKQAVPSSWDPAALARFVEKYGTHIIVGVKMGGKDLIYAKQQYSSPLQPADVQKNLKDMADKMFANGNGQHGMNSIGRQKFIKESGIPFIDAVQSGSYYQNELQDVKFTCKRKGGSLSRGLSHNEWSQTVQLEPDVISMSFIPISSLLSGLHGSGFLSHAINLYLRYKPPIQELHQFLEFQLPRQWAPVFGDIPLGPDRKQHSASLQFSLMGPKLYVNKTPVNVEKKPVTGLRLYLEGKRSNCLAIHLQHLSSQPKTFQLKDEPNHKVSHLSSDRRYYEKVQWKSFSHVCTAPVEADDDLSVVTGAHFEVSDSGLKKVLFLRLHFSKVIGAMAVKSEWDGSPGLAQKSGIISTLISTRFSNAQKPPPRPDEVNINSAVYPGGPPVPTQTPKLLRYVDTTEMTRGPQDSPGYWVVSGARLIVEKAKISLKVKYSLLTVTLPDDEVPEDY; encoded by the exons ATGATGAGCAACAAGAAGAAGATGGGGAACGGGGAGAAGATGGCGGTGGCGGCCGCCATAGAATCGATTGGGCTGGGTTACGACCTGGCCGAGGACTTGAAGCTTAAGTACTGTAAGAGGAACTCGGCCGAACCCAGGCTGATCGTCATCGATGATGATCACCGCGACTTGGTCGTTCCCCCTGGTAGACTCTGCATTCGAAATGTGCCCAAGTCCATCAAGTGTGATAAAGGCGAGCGTCTGAGGTTCGCCTCTGATGTTCTATCTTTTCAGCAG ATGTCAGAGCAGTTTAACAAGGAACTCTCTCTTTCTGGTAAAATCCCCACGGGCCACTTCAATACTGCATTTGAATTCCCAGGAAGCTGGCAGAAAGATGCTGCCAACACTAAAAGCCTTGCTTTTGATGGTGTCTGCATCACACTCTACAACATTGAACTAGAAAAATCACAGGTGGTATTGCGTGATCATGTTAAACAAGCTGTACCATCATCATGGGATCCTGCTGCATTGGCAAG GTTTGTTGAGAAGTATGGCACGCATATTATAGTTGGAGTGAAAATGGGGGGCAAGGATTTAATATATGCGAAACAACAGTATTCATCACCTCTCCAACCTGCTGATGTACAGAAGAATCTGAAGGATATGGCAGACAAGATGTTTGCAAATGGGAATGGACAGCATGGAATGAATTCAATTGGGAGGCAGAAG TTCATCAAGGAGAGTGGGATCCCCTTTATAGATGCAGTTCAATCTGGTTCTTACTATCAAAATGAG TTGCAGGATGTTAAATTCACATGCAAGAGGAAAGGGGGAAGCTTGAGTAGAGGTCTATCTCACAATGAGTGGTCTCAGACAGTTCAGTTGGAACCTGATGTAATCTCAATGTCATTCATCCCGATCTCATCATTGTTGAGTGGACTTCATGGCAGTGGCTTTTTGAGCCATGCCATCAATCTTTATCTTCGAT ATAAACCGCCAATTCAAGAACTCCATCAGTTTTTggagtttcaacttccaaggcAATGGGCGCCAGTATTTGGTGACATTCCCCTTGGTCCAGATCGGAAGCAGCATAGTGCATCTTTACAGTTCAGCTTAATGGGTCCCAAGCTCTATGTTAACAAAACTCCA GTTAATGTGGAAAAGAAGCCAGTTACTGGCCTCCGGCTTTATTTGGAGGGAAAAAGAAGCAACTGCTTAGCAATTCACTTGCAGCACCTTTCCTCACAGCCAAAGACCTTTCAACTCAAGGATGAACCAAATCACAAGGTCTCTCATCTATCATCTGACCGCAGGTACTATGAAAAGGTTCAGTGGAAGAGCTTCTCTCATGTGTGCACAGCCCCGGTCGAGGCTGATGATGATCTCTCTGTTGTTACTGGGGCACACTTTGAAGTTAGCGACTCTGGATTGAAGAAAGTTTTATTCTTGCGGCTCCATTTCTCTAAAGTTATTGGCGCCATGGCTGTCAAAAGTGAGTGGGATGGTTCCCCTGGCTTGGCCCAAAAATCTGGAATAATCTCGACCTTGATCAGCACCCGTTTCTCAAATGCTCAAAAACCACCGCCTCGGCCAGATGAAGTGAACATAAACTCTGCTGTGTATCCTGGGGGCCCTCCGGTGCCAACCCAGACACCAAAGCTTCTAAGATATGTTGACACGACAGAGATGACAAGAGGGCCACAGGACTCACCTGGTTACTGGGTTGTATCTGGGGCGAGGCTTATTGTTGAGAAGGCTAAAATCTCTCTCAAAGTCAAGTATTCTCTCTTGACAGTGACTTTACCTGATGATGAGGTCCCTGAGGATTACTAA